From the genome of Pseudomonas yamanorum, one region includes:
- a CDS encoding PepSY domain-containing protein, which produces MKVNLRTSVQVALVLLAFCSGLAARDLGQDEALRLRQKGVIAPLEHLLGPAFERYPGAKLLDAELEEHKDRPVRYIYEIELLTVEGVVREIELDANTGELLKDKEDD; this is translated from the coding sequence ATGAAGGTAAATCTACGCACCAGCGTTCAAGTGGCGCTGGTGCTCCTGGCATTTTGCTCAGGCCTGGCCGCGCGGGACCTGGGCCAGGATGAAGCGCTGCGCCTGCGCCAGAAGGGCGTCATTGCGCCGCTTGAACACCTGCTGGGCCCGGCTTTCGAGCGCTACCCGGGCGCCAAGTTGCTGGACGCCGAGCTTGAAGAGCACAAGGATCGACCTGTGCGCTATATCTATGAAATCGAACTGTTGACGGTGGAAGGCGTGGTGCGCGAGATCGAACTTGATGCCAACACCGGTGAACTGCTCAAAGACAAGGAAGACGACTGA
- a CDS encoding PepSY domain-containing protein — protein sequence MKSLTALIASSIIVLTAGVAQARDLGPDEALKLRDAGTIVSFEKLNAIALAKHPGATVHETELEEEYGKYLYQVELRDAQGVEWDLELDAVTGTVLKDHQDT from the coding sequence ATGAAATCCCTCACAGCCTTGATCGCCAGCAGTATCATCGTCCTCACCGCAGGCGTCGCCCAGGCTCGCGACCTGGGGCCGGACGAAGCACTGAAGTTGCGCGACGCTGGTACCATTGTGTCTTTCGAGAAGCTCAACGCCATCGCACTGGCCAAACATCCCGGCGCCACCGTGCATGAAACCGAGCTTGAAGAGGAATACGGCAAGTACCTTTATCAGGTGGAACTGCGCGACGCCCAGGGCGTTGAGTGGGACCTGGAATTGGACGCTGTGACCGGGACCGTCCTCAAGGATCATCAGGATACGTAA
- a CDS encoding patatin-like phospholipase family protein, with product MTAIHMKFPALTLKAGKRAFTRIREQGLAPADVGILPGAAGGPKALGIQGLDLALFGDWLPRAPRERALIGASIGSWRFASACLPDPVQGLLDLGRLYNEQSFAKGVTMAEVSQSCVRMLDDLLAGRDARVLDNPNYRLNIMVVKSHGLLADDHRGRLGLGLSSVIADNLRGRARLSRHFERLIVHDPRQAPPLHALEDFPSSFLNLDLGNLRQALLASGSIPMVMQGVRDLPGAGAGTYRDGGLLDYHLDLPYHGDDIVLYPHFTDRVIPGWFDKGLPWRRANQQGLQDVLLLAPSKEYLARLPHGKLPDRSDFKRFMGDDPGRNKYWQTAMSESQRLGDEFLQLADNGQLGERLLAL from the coding sequence ATGACTGCTATCCACATGAAGTTCCCCGCCCTGACCCTCAAGGCCGGTAAACGCGCCTTCACACGCATTCGTGAGCAGGGGCTTGCGCCTGCGGACGTCGGCATCCTTCCCGGCGCCGCCGGCGGCCCCAAGGCCCTCGGCATCCAGGGTCTGGACCTGGCGCTGTTCGGCGACTGGCTGCCCCGCGCGCCACGTGAACGTGCACTGATCGGCGCCTCGATTGGTTCCTGGCGGTTTGCCAGTGCGTGCCTGCCCGACCCGGTGCAAGGCCTGCTCGACCTGGGCCGGCTGTACAACGAACAGAGTTTTGCCAAAGGCGTGACCATGGCTGAAGTCAGCCAGAGTTGCGTGCGCATGCTCGATGACCTGCTGGCCGGCCGCGATGCCCGCGTGCTCGACAACCCGAACTACCGGCTGAACATCATGGTGGTCAAGAGCCATGGCCTGCTCGCCGACGATCATCGCGGTCGCCTCGGTTTGGGGCTGTCCTCGGTAATCGCCGACAACCTGCGGGGCCGCGCACGGTTGTCCCGGCACTTCGAACGGCTGATCGTCCACGACCCACGCCAGGCGCCACCACTGCATGCGCTGGAGGATTTCCCGTCGAGTTTCCTGAACCTGGATCTGGGCAACCTGCGCCAAGCGTTGCTGGCGTCAGGCTCGATCCCCATGGTGATGCAAGGCGTGCGCGACCTGCCGGGCGCCGGTGCTGGCACCTACCGCGATGGCGGCCTGCTGGACTATCACCTCGACCTGCCCTACCACGGCGATGACATCGTGCTGTACCCGCACTTCACCGACCGGGTCATTCCCGGCTGGTTCGACAAGGGCTTGCCGTGGCGCCGCGCGAATCAACAGGGACTGCAGGATGTATTACTGCTGGCACCGTCGAAGGAATACCTGGCCCGCCTGCCCCACGGCAAACTGCCAGACCGCAGCGACTTCAAGCGCTTCATGGGCGATGACCCGGGCCGCAACAAATATTGGCAAACCGCGATGAGCGAAAGCCAGCGGCTGGGGGACGAGTTTCTGCAACTGGCCGACAACGGCCAATTGGGCGAACGCCTGCTGGCCCTCTAG
- the queD gene encoding 6-carboxytetrahydropterin synthase QueD, translated as MEIFKEFTFESAHRLPHVPEGHKCGRLHGHSFKVAIHLSGDLDPHTGWIRDFSEIKAIFKPLYERLDHNYLNDIPGLENPTSEVLAKWIWNELKPLLPELSAIRIHETCTSGCIYRGE; from the coding sequence GTGGAAATCTTCAAAGAGTTTACCTTCGAGTCCGCCCACCGCCTGCCCCACGTTCCGGAAGGCCACAAATGCGGGCGCCTGCATGGCCATTCGTTCAAGGTGGCGATCCACCTCAGCGGCGACCTCGACCCGCATACCGGCTGGATCCGTGACTTCTCGGAGATCAAGGCGATTTTCAAGCCGCTCTACGAACGCCTCGATCACAACTACCTCAATGACATTCCGGGCCTTGAAAACCCCACCAGCGAAGTGCTGGCCAAGTGGATCTGGAATGAGTTGAAACCGTTGTTGCCGGAACTCAGCGCGATTCGCATCCATGAGACCTGCACCAGCGGCTGCATCTATCGCGGCGAGTAA
- a CDS encoding GNAT family N-acetyltransferase, with product MPPLIRPATVDDIAAIEAIVYAAYSPYIERIGRKPGPILDDYGHQVAAGGVHVLERAGRVHGFVVLIHHDEYLLLDNLAVDPGAQGLGYGRLLLEFTERQAWQGSIRLYTNEAMTENIALYARKGYVETHRAEENGLRRVYMQKELTASH from the coding sequence ATGCCACCCCTTATCCGCCCCGCTACCGTTGACGATATCGCCGCCATCGAGGCCATTGTCTACGCCGCCTACTCCCCTTACATCGAACGAATCGGGCGCAAGCCAGGGCCGATACTGGATGACTATGGCCACCAAGTTGCAGCCGGAGGGGTGCACGTGCTTGAGCGCGCGGGCCGGGTGCATGGATTTGTCGTACTGATCCATCACGACGAGTACCTGCTGCTGGATAACCTGGCCGTCGACCCCGGCGCCCAGGGTTTAGGTTACGGGCGCCTGCTGCTGGAGTTCACCGAACGCCAGGCCTGGCAGGGTTCCATCCGCCTCTATACCAATGAAGCGATGACCGAAAATATCGCGTTGTACGCCCGCAAAGGGTATGTGGAAACCCATCGCGCCGAAGAAAACGGTCTGCGTCGGGTTTACATGCAAAAAGAGCTCACCGCCTCGCACTGA
- a CDS encoding NUDIX hydrolase → MENTWLAQAKRLQALASTGLHFCTDDFERERLEEIAQIAHSMLAQLGEVPLERITGLVPDFAKRYSTPMIDVRGAVIEGDRILLVRELTDGCWALPGGYADIGLSAAENIIKEIREEAGLTVTARALYSVTHKAKGLYRPDIRDFYKLYFLCERVDQLAPTAGFETTEVGFFSLDDLPPLSRGRTIESDLEAAFAFHRGETTHTLFD, encoded by the coding sequence ATGGAAAACACCTGGCTGGCCCAGGCCAAGCGTTTGCAAGCGTTGGCCTCCACGGGGCTGCACTTCTGTACCGATGACTTCGAGCGCGAGCGCCTCGAGGAAATCGCCCAGATTGCCCACAGCATGCTGGCGCAGTTGGGCGAGGTGCCGCTGGAGCGCATCACCGGGCTGGTGCCGGATTTTGCCAAGCGCTATTCCACGCCCATGATTGATGTGCGGGGCGCGGTGATTGAGGGCGACCGGATCCTGTTGGTGCGCGAGCTGACGGATGGCTGCTGGGCGTTGCCTGGTGGTTATGCGGATATTGGTTTGTCGGCTGCTGAAAACATCATCAAGGAGATCCGCGAAGAGGCCGGACTGACCGTCACCGCGAGGGCGCTGTACAGCGTCACCCATAAGGCCAAAGGCTTGTACCGGCCGGATATCCGCGACTTCTACAAACTCTATTTTCTGTGCGAACGGGTTGATCAACTGGCACCAACAGCGGGGTTCGAAACCACGGAAGTCGGGTTCTTCAGCCTCGACGACCTGCCGCCGTTGTCCCGTGGCCGCACCATTGAAAGCGACCTTGAAGCGGCCTTTGCATTTCATCGCGGCGAGACCACTCACACCCTGTTCGATTGA
- the codB gene encoding cytosine permease → MTQNEPGNDYPLSEVPMHARKGLASTAMVLLGFTFFTATMFAGGKLGVAFSFTQMLGVVALGNLLLGIYAAGLGYIAFKSGLNSVLMGRFCFGEVGSKLSDLILGFTQIGWYAWGTATAAVVLGKYFELSQGSVLGLMVLFGMVFCATAYVGYRGLEILSYIAVPAMGILLFLSMWVATVKVGGLDGLLAVVPTGELDMSTAITLVFGTFVSGATQATNWTRFSRSAKVAVLASLIGFFIGNGLMVLIGAYGAIVYQQPDVVEVLLLQGFAMAAMAMLLLNIWSTQDNTIYNFAVAGCNLLRTKRRKTVTLAGAVIGTLLALLGMYDMLVPYLILLGTVIPPIGGVIMADFFYRYRGHYPRLADTRLPAFNWPGLIAYAVGTVLAFHSPWVAPLVGIVAASLTYIVLTSVLRVRAPLADVRA, encoded by the coding sequence ATGACGCAGAACGAACCGGGCAATGACTACCCTCTCAGCGAGGTGCCCATGCATGCCCGCAAAGGCCTGGCTTCCACCGCCATGGTGCTGCTGGGCTTTACCTTTTTTACCGCGACCATGTTCGCCGGCGGCAAGCTGGGGGTGGCCTTCAGCTTTACCCAGATGCTCGGCGTCGTGGCCCTGGGTAACCTGCTGTTGGGTATCTACGCCGCAGGCTTGGGTTACATCGCGTTCAAGAGCGGTTTGAACTCGGTGCTGATGGGGCGCTTCTGCTTCGGTGAAGTGGGCAGCAAGTTGAGCGACTTGATCCTCGGTTTCACCCAGATCGGCTGGTACGCCTGGGGCACCGCCACTGCTGCCGTGGTACTGGGCAAGTATTTCGAGTTGAGCCAGGGCAGCGTACTGGGGTTGATGGTGCTGTTTGGCATGGTGTTCTGCGCGACGGCCTATGTGGGCTATCGCGGGTTGGAGATTCTGTCCTACATCGCCGTGCCGGCCATGGGCATTTTGCTGTTTCTGTCGATGTGGGTCGCCACGGTAAAAGTCGGCGGATTGGACGGGCTGCTGGCCGTGGTACCTACCGGTGAACTGGATATGTCCACCGCCATCACGCTGGTGTTCGGCACCTTCGTCAGCGGCGCGACCCAGGCCACCAACTGGACGCGGTTCTCGCGCTCGGCCAAAGTCGCGGTGCTGGCCAGCCTGATCGGCTTCTTTATCGGCAATGGCTTGATGGTGTTGATCGGTGCCTACGGCGCCATCGTCTACCAGCAGCCCGACGTGGTCGAGGTGTTGCTGCTGCAAGGCTTTGCCATGGCGGCCATGGCAATGTTGTTGCTGAATATCTGGAGCACCCAGGACAACACCATCTACAACTTCGCCGTCGCCGGCTGCAACCTGCTGCGCACCAAGCGCCGCAAAACGGTGACCCTGGCCGGCGCGGTGATCGGCACCCTGCTGGCACTGCTGGGCATGTACGACATGCTGGTGCCCTACCTGATCCTGCTGGGCACGGTGATTCCACCGATTGGCGGCGTGATCATGGCGGACTTTTTCTATCGCTACCGTGGCCACTATCCACGCCTGGCCGATACGCGCCTGCCGGCTTTCAACTGGCCAGGACTGATCGCCTATGCCGTGGGCACGGTGCTGGCCTTTCATTCGCCGTGGGTTGCTCCACTGGTGGGGATTGTGGCGGCGTCGCTGACCTATATCGTGCTGACCAGTGTGCTACGGGTGCGGGCGCCCTTGGCTGACGTGCGGGCATGA
- a CDS encoding PucR family transcriptional regulator has product MSLTIADVLALPGLESMCLRAGEAGLENTVRWPYVAENSGIAEWVLGGELVFVTGINHPRDEANLLELLDEACQRQVAGLVILTGPDYIHAIPQRLLEAAQEAGMPLIEQPYSLKMVLVTQAIGSALIQSQQLGRSRHDVLERLLAGDYQSLDLLLHRAAQLDMPLAGHWQLVQLQLDGSEALFAQGEAPVVEAQLARQHDAITRRLRQFSAQHPSRLPVLGRAGQWTLLLPAMDAGAALANRQLLAGWLKALNLRLTPLKLFIGLSAAAHPPARLVQALDEARQALAAARRFSERAGLCVYDELGVLKLLSGVRDRALLDQFLNERLGPLLRHDVHHGPSLMPTLEAWFHENGNLVAAAQRLAVHRNTLTHRVQRIEALCGLSLDNAYDRLDIGIALMIWRLSA; this is encoded by the coding sequence ATGAGCCTGACGATAGCCGATGTGCTGGCCTTGCCCGGGCTGGAGTCGATGTGCCTGCGGGCCGGGGAAGCCGGCCTGGAGAATACGGTGCGCTGGCCCTATGTCGCGGAAAACAGCGGCATCGCAGAATGGGTGCTGGGGGGCGAACTGGTGTTTGTCACCGGCATCAACCACCCACGGGATGAGGCCAATCTGCTGGAGCTGCTGGACGAAGCCTGTCAGCGCCAGGTCGCCGGCCTGGTGATCCTCACGGGGCCGGACTATATCCACGCGATTCCCCAGCGTCTGCTGGAAGCGGCGCAAGAGGCGGGCATGCCGCTGATCGAACAGCCGTACTCGTTGAAGATGGTGCTGGTGACCCAGGCCATCGGGTCGGCGTTGATCCAGTCGCAACAGCTGGGGCGCTCGCGACATGATGTGCTGGAGCGCCTGCTGGCCGGTGATTACCAATCCCTGGATTTGCTGTTGCACCGCGCCGCGCAGCTGGACATGCCGTTGGCCGGACATTGGCAGCTCGTCCAGCTGCAACTGGACGGCAGCGAAGCACTGTTCGCCCAGGGTGAGGCGCCGGTGGTGGAGGCACAGCTTGCCCGTCAGCACGATGCCATTACCCGGCGTTTGCGCCAGTTTTCGGCGCAGCACCCTTCGCGTTTGCCCGTGCTGGGGCGTGCCGGACAATGGACGTTGCTGTTGCCGGCGATGGACGCCGGTGCGGCATTGGCCAACCGCCAGTTGTTGGCAGGCTGGTTGAAAGCACTGAACCTGCGCCTGACGCCGTTGAAACTGTTTATTGGCCTGAGTGCTGCCGCTCACCCACCCGCGCGCCTGGTCCAGGCCCTGGATGAGGCGCGCCAGGCGTTGGCCGCCGCGCGACGGTTCAGTGAGCGCGCCGGGCTGTGCGTCTACGATGAGTTGGGGGTACTCAAGTTGCTCAGCGGCGTGCGTGATCGCGCCCTGCTCGACCAGTTTCTCAACGAACGCCTGGGGCCGCTGCTGCGGCACGACGTGCACCACGGCCCAAGCCTGATGCCAACCCTGGAAGCCTGGTTCCACGAGAATGGTAACCTTGTGGCCGCCGCCCAGCGGCTGGCGGTTCACCGCAACACCCTGACGCACCGCGTCCAGCGCATCGAAGCCCTGTGCGGCCTGAGCCTGGACAATGCTTATGACCGACTGGACATCGGCATCGCGCTGATGATCTGGCGGCTGTCTGCCTGA
- the codA gene encoding cytosine deaminase, with protein MHIINARLRNREGLHDLHLEHGRIASITQQGAAPIAGPDDLDAAGNLVVPPFVEPHIHLDATLTAGEPRWNMSGTLFEGIECWGERKATITLEDTKTRAKKTIQTLAAHGIQHVRTHVDVTDPDLTALKAMLEVREETGHLIDLQIVAFPQEGIESYRNGRELMEEAIRLGADVIGGIPHFEYTRDQGVSSVKFLMDLAERTGCLVDVHCDETDDPHSRFLEVLAEEARSRDMGARVTASHTTAMGSYDNAYCAKLFRLLGHSGISFVSCPTESIHLQGRFDTFPKRRGVTRVNELLEAGMNVCFGQDSIVDPWYPLGNGNILRVLEAGLHICHMLGYRNLQSALDLVTDNSAKAMALGDRYGLEPGRPANLLILSADSDYEVIRSQGLPLYSIRAGKVLMKRQPAQVEFL; from the coding sequence ATGCACATCATCAACGCCCGCCTGCGCAACCGTGAAGGCCTGCATGATCTGCACCTGGAACACGGCCGGATCGCCAGCATCACCCAACAAGGCGCTGCTCCCATAGCCGGCCCCGACGATCTGGACGCCGCCGGCAACCTGGTGGTACCTCCCTTTGTCGAGCCGCACATCCACCTCGACGCCACCCTGACCGCTGGCGAGCCGCGCTGGAACATGAGCGGCACACTGTTTGAAGGCATCGAGTGCTGGGGCGAACGCAAGGCCACCATCACCCTGGAAGACACAAAGACCCGCGCAAAAAAAACCATCCAGACCCTGGCCGCCCATGGCATCCAGCATGTGCGCACCCATGTCGACGTCACCGACCCGGACCTCACCGCGCTCAAGGCCATGCTCGAAGTGCGCGAGGAAACCGGCCACCTGATCGACCTGCAAATCGTCGCCTTCCCCCAGGAGGGCATCGAGTCCTACCGCAATGGCCGCGAGTTGATGGAAGAGGCCATTCGCCTGGGTGCCGACGTGATCGGCGGCATCCCGCACTTTGAATACACCCGCGACCAGGGAGTGAGTTCGGTGAAGTTCCTGATGGACCTGGCCGAGCGCACCGGTTGCCTGGTAGACGTGCACTGCGACGAAACAGACGACCCGCACTCGCGCTTCCTCGAAGTGCTGGCAGAAGAAGCCCGCAGCCGCGACATGGGCGCTCGCGTGACCGCCAGCCACACCACGGCCATGGGCTCTTACGACAATGCCTACTGCGCCAAGCTCTTCCGCCTGCTGGGGCATTCGGGCATCAGCTTTGTCTCCTGCCCCACCGAAAGCATCCACCTGCAGGGCCGCTTCGACACCTTCCCCAAACGCCGCGGCGTGACCCGGGTCAACGAACTGCTGGAGGCCGGCATGAACGTCTGCTTCGGCCAGGACTCCATCGTCGACCCTTGGTATCCACTGGGTAACGGCAATATTTTGCGGGTGCTGGAAGCCGGGCTGCATATCTGCCACATGCTCGGCTACCGCAACCTGCAAAGCGCACTGGACCTGGTGACCGACAACAGCGCCAAGGCCATGGCCTTGGGGGATCGTTATGGCCTGGAACCGGGACGTCCAGCGAACCTGTTGATCCTGTCTGCGGACAGCGACTATGAAGTGATTCGCAGCCAGGGATTGCCGCTGTATTCGATTCGCGCAGGCAAAGTGCTGATGAAGCGCCAGCCGGCGCAGGTGGAGTTTTTGTAG
- a CDS encoding lipase family protein has protein sequence MALDEWKQPFFSEYMPACQLRGCWLSFALVDETGDGKAYGGLAFTTFDSGGQRYRGRLNGEGYTKLENHYRGPVVLIFDTTYVAAGADYYDSLQHRDSYPLPITELQVRAEQTRFLHPDGQRVERKVTKSQTDHFYQIEVRDLVRHSAHLPPLASRTHRPPRHALKMMADLGFGPPQPTLVGVVLFPNRHTVLEVRPLRALRPMLSTEDQFCALNLYQLALMSTLSYCDFGQEPPTKPIDQVSFPMDPSVGQFFADRLSGYQEPWKVDVELVQHFYPVYEDVPYSRRFEILPFDPDLYQQNRTELGTEQEHPARVHFFDDKKHGTDTQAYICHHDEVILVAIRGTASGADKLRDANAHQVSFVDGVGKAHEGFHQAYQAMRDFVRRYLDQFYTGQRIVICGHSLGGAIALLLAEGLRRTEHAHYNILLYTYGAPRAADSEFTDGASALVHHRIVNHNDPVPSVPAPWMNTTAKLWIPGAVLLFSNPAPGGLLFALGLVRLTGNPYQHHGAQQHFMPVLLPDGTESSILWTPGCESIEDAACKRALRLNGDMPDRANLIKQLVQSAHHSMIVSYIPAAWATLRRWQQTLDTHGTLVTSREFELIDKALFTMQHQLREQRKKLDLHRPANQRGYEHHEPLSQEVDRLKDSRDRLETLRWRRLQARDVYGSHASSPTLQSSLKRWFAHPQNREFTQVASIPPQPDDGWGKPQTLDIDSIV, from the coding sequence ATGGCACTTGATGAATGGAAACAGCCTTTTTTTAGTGAATATATGCCTGCATGTCAGCTTCGTGGATGCTGGCTGAGTTTTGCTCTCGTTGACGAAACGGGCGACGGAAAAGCGTATGGCGGGCTTGCCTTTACAACGTTCGACAGCGGAGGGCAACGATACAGGGGACGGTTAAATGGAGAAGGTTATACGAAGTTGGAGAATCATTACCGGGGCCCGGTTGTCCTGATTTTTGATACTACCTATGTGGCGGCTGGCGCTGACTATTATGACTCTTTGCAACATCGTGATAGCTACCCTCTACCTATTACTGAACTGCAGGTTCGCGCGGAGCAAACCCGCTTTCTACACCCCGACGGCCAACGTGTGGAACGAAAGGTTACGAAGAGTCAGACGGACCACTTCTATCAGATTGAAGTGCGTGATCTGGTTCGACATTCCGCTCACTTGCCACCCTTGGCGTCCCGTACTCATCGGCCCCCCCGACATGCACTAAAAATGATGGCCGACCTTGGATTCGGGCCACCCCAGCCGACGTTGGTTGGTGTCGTTTTATTTCCCAACCGGCATACAGTACTTGAGGTTCGCCCATTGCGAGCACTGCGCCCTATGCTGTCCACCGAGGATCAATTCTGTGCCTTGAACCTCTATCAATTGGCACTGATGTCCACGTTGAGCTATTGCGATTTTGGACAGGAGCCTCCAACAAAACCCATCGATCAAGTCAGCTTTCCAATGGACCCCAGCGTTGGTCAATTCTTTGCCGACAGGCTATCGGGGTATCAGGAACCCTGGAAAGTCGATGTTGAGCTAGTGCAACACTTTTACCCGGTTTATGAAGACGTACCGTATTCCCGGCGTTTCGAAATTTTGCCCTTCGACCCTGATTTGTATCAGCAAAATCGCACTGAGTTGGGGACAGAGCAGGAACATCCGGCACGCGTGCATTTTTTTGACGATAAAAAGCACGGCACTGACACTCAGGCATATATCTGCCATCACGATGAAGTGATCCTTGTTGCTATAAGGGGCACGGCCAGTGGCGCCGATAAACTGCGGGATGCAAATGCCCATCAAGTGTCGTTTGTCGATGGTGTAGGCAAGGCTCATGAAGGCTTTCATCAGGCTTATCAGGCCATGCGTGATTTTGTAAGGCGCTACCTTGACCAATTTTATACAGGGCAGCGCATCGTGATTTGCGGGCACAGCCTTGGTGGTGCTATTGCCTTGTTACTGGCTGAGGGATTACGTCGAACTGAACATGCCCACTACAACATCCTCCTATATACCTACGGAGCCCCCCGAGCTGCCGACTCCGAATTCACCGACGGTGCCTCCGCTCTGGTGCACCACCGCATCGTCAATCACAATGACCCTGTCCCGAGTGTGCCTGCGCCCTGGATGAACACCACTGCCAAACTCTGGATCCCTGGCGCCGTGTTGCTATTCAGCAACCCTGCGCCCGGCGGTCTGCTGTTTGCCTTGGGCTTGGTCCGGCTGACCGGCAATCCTTACCAACACCATGGCGCGCAGCAACACTTCATGCCGGTCCTGCTACCGGACGGTACAGAGTCCTCGATCTTGTGGACCCCTGGCTGTGAATCCATCGAGGACGCGGCTTGCAAACGCGCATTGCGGCTCAATGGCGACATGCCGGATCGCGCCAACTTGATCAAACAGCTTGTTCAGAGTGCCCATCACTCCATGATCGTCAGCTATATCCCCGCCGCCTGGGCCACGTTGCGCCGTTGGCAGCAAACCCTCGATACCCATGGCACCCTCGTGACCTCCCGTGAATTTGAACTGATCGACAAAGCCCTGTTCACCATGCAGCACCAGTTACGGGAACAACGAAAAAAACTGGACCTACACCGTCCAGCCAACCAGCGTGGCTACGAACACCACGAGCCGTTGAGTCAGGAAGTCGATCGGCTGAAAGACAGTCGCGATCGTTTGGAAACCCTCCGCTGGCGCCGCCTCCAGGCCCGCGACGTCTATGGCAGCCACGCTTCATCCCCAACCCTGCAATCCAGCCTGAAGCGCTGGTTCGCCCACCCGCAAAACCGTGAGTTCACCCAAGTGGCGAGCATCCCGCCACAACCGGATGACGGCTGGGGAAAGCCGCAAACCCTCGATATCGACTCAATCGTATGA
- a CDS encoding DUF4123 domain-containing protein: protein MENAPGQWMAEQQQAGRRLCLVLQGESDARGVLLATRTVPEYRSLYGETVASEMAADGPMLLLLDHVNEPGLVGLLQNPQRNWGWLGSLPGDDLSGVTRHWRDRLVVGSAGSQALYRFHDNRTLARALVHLPARDWPVFLGPLISVCYWQGERWCCVDNPAPGAYPVPDPAPWLEVPNPQAGAILQANILRYLLAEYSEALSQLAEFQNPRIWLEQVLEQARAWQWERPEQLEFLVVRRLVEATGDVLIRWQPMRGEVAEDHFQRVVGEWRRVEREQQDA, encoded by the coding sequence ATGGAGAACGCGCCTGGCCAGTGGATGGCTGAACAGCAGCAGGCAGGGCGCCGGCTGTGCCTGGTTCTACAGGGTGAAAGCGATGCGCGTGGGGTACTGCTGGCGACACGCACGGTCCCTGAGTATCGCAGCCTCTATGGTGAAACCGTCGCATCGGAAATGGCGGCGGATGGACCGATGCTCCTTTTGCTCGACCATGTCAACGAACCCGGATTGGTGGGTTTGTTGCAAAACCCTCAGCGTAACTGGGGATGGTTGGGCAGCCTGCCTGGTGATGATTTATCGGGTGTTACCAGGCACTGGCGCGACAGGTTGGTGGTGGGGTCGGCGGGCAGTCAGGCGCTGTACCGCTTCCACGATAACCGCACCTTGGCGCGGGCCTTGGTTCACCTGCCTGCTCGGGACTGGCCTGTTTTTCTCGGGCCGCTGATCAGCGTGTGTTATTGGCAGGGTGAGCGTTGGTGCTGTGTCGATAACCCGGCTCCTGGGGCGTATCCGGTACCCGATCCTGCGCCGTGGCTGGAGGTGCCGAACCCACAGGCGGGCGCGATTCTGCAGGCCAATATCCTGCGTTATCTGCTGGCTGAGTACAGCGAGGCGCTCAGTCAACTGGCTGAATTTCAGAACCCGAGAATCTGGTTGGAACAGGTGCTGGAGCAAGCGCGGGCTTGGCAATGGGAGAGACCGGAACAGCTGGAGTTTTTGGTCGTGCGGCGGTTGGTGGAAGCCACTGGGGACGTGCTTATTCGATGGCAGCCGATGCGGGGGGAAGTGGCTGAGGATCATTTTCAGCGGGTGGTTGGGGAGTGGCGTCGGGTGGAGCGGGAGCAGCAGGATGCGTAG